In one window of Henckelia pumila isolate YLH828 chromosome 1, ASM3356847v2, whole genome shotgun sequence DNA:
- the LOC140874980 gene encoding LOW QUALITY PROTEIN: putative pentatricopeptide repeat-containing protein At3g23330 (The sequence of the model RefSeq protein was modified relative to this genomic sequence to represent the inferred CDS: inserted 1 base in 1 codon; deleted 3 bases in 2 codons; substituted 2 bases at 2 genomic stop codons), with amino-acid sequence MLTFTTLRSPVQTVKTLMNDPASIKTSSQAKQLHAQIIKHKGRGVPFFEFSTIILSIYSNFNLLQDSLSLFEGFRSPPTKAWKSIIKCCASTGHFVEALAFFKKMMVLGKNPDRNVFPSVLKTCAHLRDLKFGEAVHGCIVRLGLDSDLFTGNALMNMYVKLESLDGKHVLDGGSETNRTYGFEKVVKNIQISHEFIQESESCLAGVFENSRSDHLIGDTSAEPSQDFERQVFDVDHEYLDSSVENQLTPCGRETQILGLKERNKGILPQNSVTKVFEMMPIRDLVSWNTVLGGYIQNGMYKEVFMTVKEMATGNLKPDSFTLSIVLSIFSDCQDSMRGKEIHGYVIRNGFDKDVFIGSGLVDMYANSALVEDSYKIFRSLPHKDKVSWNTMIAACVDNGWFDKGLELLREMLKSNIKPVAFTFSSIVPLCSHLTMLHLGKQLHGYIIRLGFDDNIYVASSLVHMYSKCGNIRIAQWIFDKMEYHDAISWTSMIMAHAVHGYAQDAILLFEKMEIEGVKPNPRSFLAVLTACSHAGLVDESLIYFKSMTENHAFSPGLEHYAAVADLLGRTGRLDEAYEFISSMHVAPTVSIWSTLLSACRVRKNVELAEKVAKEMFITDPKDITPYLLLSHVYVSAGRWKEAMKLRTKMRKKGMKKMPACSWIEVEKSMHFFVTGDGSHSNNKQISMALQDLMEQTELGDVPDTSXEMYHMWSRKDAXFVHGKLLAIALGAVSTSPQGTIRVAKNLRVCADXHTATMFISKKLYGKVNPRDGIDFTVFKIENVLAEINYW; translated from the exons atgcttaCATTTACAACCCTGAGAAGTCCAGTGCAAACAGTCAAGACCCTTATGAATGATCCTGCATCTATTAAAACAAGCTCCCAAGCCAAGCAACTGCATGCCCAGATAATCAAGCATAAAGGAAGAGGTGTTcctttttttgaattttctacAATCATTCTGTCCATTTACTCCAATTTTAACCTTTTGCAAGATTCCCTCTCGCTTTTCGAAGGCTTTCGATCGCCGCCGACCAAGGCCTGGAAATCCATCATTAAGTGCTGTGCTTCCACTGGTCATTTCGTGGAAGCTTTAGCGTTTTTCAAGAAAATGATGGTTTTGGGGAAGAACCCTGATAGAAATGTGTTCCCTTCTGTGCTGAAGACTTGTGCCCATTTGAGGGACTTGAAGTTTGGTGAGGCTGTGCATGGATGCATTGTAAGGCTTGGATTGGATTCTGACCTTTTCACTGGGAATGCATTGATGAATATGTATGTAAAGTTGGAGTCTTTAGATGGTAAACATGTTTTGGATGGTGGTTCTGAAACAAACAGAACATATGGATTTGAAAAGGTTGTCAAGAACATACAAATTTCACATGAATTTATTCAAGAATCTGAGTCTTGTTTAGCGGGTGTCTTTGAAAATAGTAGGAGTGATCATTTGATCGGTGATACCTCAGCTGAGCCAAGTCAAGATTTTGAAAGGCAGGTGTTTGATGTTGATCATGAGTATTTGGACAGTAGTGTGGAGAATCAGTTGACTCCTTGTGGTAGGGAGACACAAATCCTTGGTTTGAAGGAGAGAAACAAGGGGATTTTACCCCAGAATAGCGTGACAAAAGTTTTTGAAATGATGCCAATTAGAGATTTGGTGTCATGGAACACTGTTCTTGGAGGATACATTCAAAATGGGATGTATAAAGAAGTTTTTATGACAGTTAAAGAGATGGCAACAGGGAATCTGAAGCCAGATTCCTTCACTTTGTCTATTGTGCTTTCAATATTCTCTGATTGTCAGGATTCCATGAGGGGAAAAGAGATTCACGGATACGTCATTAGGAATGGATTCGACAAGGATGTATTTATCGGAAGTGGTTTGGTTGATATGTATGCAAATAGTGCTCTGGTGGAAGattcatacaaaatttttagatcATTGCCTCACAAGGATAAGGTTTCTTGGAACACGATGATAGCTGCGTGTGTGGACAATGGCTGGTTTGATAAAGGATTAGAATTGCTGAGGGAGATGTTGAAGTCTAATATCAAACCTGTGGCTTTCACATTTTCAAGCATAGTGCCGTTGTGTTCCCATTTGACTATGCTCCATTTGGGTAAACAGCTTCATGGCTACATTATTAGGCTCGGGTTTGATGATAATATCTATGTAGCTAGCTCCCTCGTGCACATGTATTCGAAATGTGGTAACATAAGGATTGCTCAGTGGATTTTTGATAAAATGGAATATCATGATGCCATTTCATGGACTTCTATGATAATGGCACATGCAGTGCATGGTTACGCCCAAGATGCCATTTTGTTGTTTGAGAAGATGGAAATAGAGGGGGTGAAGCCCAATCCTCGATCTTTCTTGGCTGTTCTGACCGCCTGTAGCCATGCTGGATTGGTGGATGAatctttgatatattttaagagTATGACTGAAAATCATGCTTTTTCTCCAGGCCTAGAGCACTATGCTGCCGTAGCAGACCTTCTTGGTCGAACTGGCAGACTGGATGAAGCTTATGAGTTCATCTCTAGCATGCATGTTGCACCAACTGTTAGTATTTGGTCCACGTTGCTGTCTGCGTGTCGAGTACGCAAGAACGTTGAACTGGCAGAAAAGGTTGCAAAAGAAATGTTTATAACAGATCCCAAAGATATCACGCCATACCTTCTCTTGTCTCATGTCTATGTTTCTGCTGGAAGATGGAAAGAAGCGATGAAGTTGAGAactaaaatgagaaaaaaaggGATGAAAAAGATGCCAGCTTGCAGCTGGATTGAAGTCGAGAAATCGATGCATTTTTTTGTGACAGGAGATGGAagccactcaaataataaacaGATAAGCATGGCTCTGCAAGATCTTATGGAGCAGACAGAACTCGGAGACGTTCCAGACACAAGTTAGGAGATGTACCATATGTGGAGCAGAAAGGACGCGTAGTTTGTCCATGGTAAA CTCCTTGCGATAGCATTAGGTGCTGTCAGTACTAGTCCTCAAGGGACA ATTCGGGTGGCTAAGAATCTCAGAGTATGTGCAG GGCATACTGCTACAATGTTCATATCCAAGAAGCTGTACGGAAAGGTTAACCCTCGAGATGGCATCGATTTCACGGTTTTCAAGATAGAAAATGTTCTTGCAGAGATTAATTACTGGTGA